The Candidatus Margulisiibacteriota bacterium sequence TAAATCATAGATAATATAAACTTACTGACTAATACTTGGGTACAAAAATACTTATCTTATCCTAAATTCCGGCTCAAAGATTGAAAGAACAAATTTCGAAACATGTTTGTGACACAGTCTGTAAGCGAAGCTATTACGGTTCGTTCTTCACTTCGCGAAGATAATCGCCGATAGCGATTAAGTCCTTGTTAATTTTCATTGTGAAAGTTAGTGGCCTGCCGTGAACCTGATGAGCATTTGCTCAGAATGGTTCATGGCTGCCCCACAAGGACTCGAACCTCGACAAGCAGAACCAGAATCTGCGGTGCTACCATTACACTATGGGGCAATTAAAATGGTATTAATGGTATTTAAGTAATTATATGTAAACCATATCAGTTTGGCAATAAACCCTTTAGTGATATTTAAGTAGATAGAGAGTAAAGAGGGAACGGAAGAGTTAAAAAAACGGGGAAATTATTGAAACTTCCCCGTTGAATGGTTTATTGTACTGGTGCTTCAATTGGTTCTGTTGCTGGAACTTCTGTTGTAACTGGTGCTTCAACTGGTTCTACTACGGCTTGCTCAACAGCTTTTTTACAACCAACTAGACTGATTGACATTACAAGTAAGGAAACTAATAATAACTTTTTCACGTTTTTACTCCTTTCTATAAAGTTAAAACTTTACATAAAGTTTATTCGATGCAAGTATAATTCTAGTAATTAGTACTGTCAACAGATACACGCGAGTTGTAATTGCTGTTTTTATCTGGCAAATAATTATCTTTAGATAGTACGTAAAAATAAATTAGGCTATAATCAATTACATGGTTCAAATTATTAATCTTACTATTGCTAGAAACATGTTTGACATGTGGCAGAAAATAAACGAACTTAATCCTTATGAGCGTGAGTTTCAGAAGATACTGGGTCAATTGGTTTTACTGCCAGAGTTTGCGAACATGGTCAAAAATACATTTATTCCTGAAGTAAGCATGGATACTGTGGACTTAGTTTGTCATATTATTGAAAAATATTATAATGATTATGTTGATTTGCTAGATGGAAAAAATCACATGTTGTATATTAAAAGAAGAATAGAAAATTGTCGTGCAGTGATTCAAGGGAACCCAATTGTTCCTTACAATTATGCCTTTCCAGAAATTAAACTTAATGAAGCTGATCCTCGAGCTTCTTTTTTATTGCAAGTTGTTGATTTCGTTGGGTTTGTCCAGCCAGACCATCAAACAATTCAAGAATTACTTAACACACCTTTTTTCCAGTATGAACAGATGGTTCAATATATCTCTTATTTTCCTCATGAGAAAATACCCTTATTATTGGAAAAACTTTCTTACGTTGACACGAAAAATTATGCCAAAATGACAATAGCTCCAATCGGCAATTATAAAAGTAATTATTCATTGGAAGCCTTAGAGAATTTAGAGAAATATTATAAAGACCACGATCAAGAGGTGTTACCTTATATTTATCAGACAATGCAAAAATTGGTTTTTCACCAGCCTGCTATTGTGTAAATTTAAATAACTAGCGGTAAGTTGTGTTTTAGCACGGAATAATGAATTAGTAATTTTCAATGTTTAGTTTATCTTTTATCATGGCACAAGTAGAGCATATGGGGTGAAGAGGGGCTAATGAGAGTAACCAAAAAACAAATATATCTAATATATGGATTTTTCCTATTGTCTATTTTATTTGCTACAGATTACAAAAAGATACTTAACAATAGCTGGGATCACTATAAAAAAGAAAAAATCATCGTAAATGGTAGGCCAATTGCAGATATTGATTACCGTGATTTGAGTAGAGGTAGCTACGGCAAAGAACTTAGTTTTTCAGAAACAATTTCATATGTTTTATATCGAGCTGTCTTAATGAATGATAAAGAGACCTTTGATAAGGTTTGGCTTTGGTCGTATTCCAATATGATGAGAAAAAACCTGCCAAGAGTGTTTAATTGGGAAGAGAGCAGATGGGAGAATATCCCTGAGAATAAAAAAGACAATCTTTTCGCCTGGAGATTCACTCCAAACATCAAGAATACAAACATTGGGGGAATAATATACGTCCCTGATAGTTCGCAGGCAATTCATGGGTGGCGTGATGGATTGGAAGTAGCACCTGATGGCGATGAGTTGATAGCTGGGTCGCTTATTATGGCTCACAACAGGTGGGGGAGTGGCGAAGGGGCTTATGATTATATAAACATTGCCAAAAGCATTGTTATGGATATTTGGAACAAATGTGTTTATAGGTCAGGGACAGAGATTATTGATGATTTTGAAAACGCAGGCGCAGCTGATAGATGGTTTGAGTACCATAAAGGTGGCATGCTTGTTAAGAAATTAGAAAAAGAAAACGGGAACGGGTTTTTAAGCGTAGATACTTTTAATACTGATTATTTTGGGATAGGAAAGTATTTAGGAAAACTAGACATATCTCAGGTTAAAGGGATTTCCTTTCAAACAAAATGGAACAGGGGGCTGAAAGTTGTTCTGGAAGATGTTGCTGGCAGGAAATTAATATATACCAGAAATTATCCTTATAGAGATGACCTTTTTACTATAGAAATATATTTTGATAATAGAGAAAATTTAAATTTTGATTGGACACAGGTGAAGTCCGTAATGTTTCAGCCAAATGATGATTATTTTGCTTTAGATAATATAAAGTTTATTCAAGATGTTGTTGTTTCTTCGCAGAAATACCATTTACTTTCTAATGCAAAAGGAGATCCTTGGATAAACATCTCTTATTATATGCCTTTTTTGTATGAAGCGTTTGCTCAAATAGATCCTCATCATGACTGGAAGCAATTAGCATTGGACAGTTTAGAGCATATCAAGAAGAGCAAGGACATTTCACTCTCTAATCAAAAGGGGGAGATGTTTAAGGGTGATGGTTCTTTAGTGCCAGATTGGTGCATGCTGGATAATAAAGGTAATCTTGTGGACTTGCCATGGGCAAAAGATGGCGAAATTGATGATTATCTGTGTGGTTGGGATGCCTTTCGTACCTGGTTCTTTTTGGCAATGACTAAAGAAGTTGTTAAGGGGTCTACTGCCGGTGAGTTGTTAAAAGGTAAAACGTCCCAATTCTATAAAAACAAATATAAAGAAAACAAAGCTTTATTAAAAGGGTATTCTATTGACGGGAGAGAGTCAAAAGAGAGAGGATTGCAGTATGAGTATCCATCTTCTTATGGAGTGTATCTTTCGCTTTTCACTTCTATCGAAGATAAAGCGATGGAGCTTTCTATGCTTGATAAATTAAACGGTATGTATCGTTCTGCTGGATATTGGGGAGATAATCCTAATGATTATTATAAACAAAACTGGGCATGGTTCGGGTTGGAGTTTTATGTAAATAGAGGGAGAAATGTAGCGGAGTATTTGGGGCTGGGAAAAAGTGAACAGTGAAAAATAATCCCTCGCCTTTAGGAGGGGGTGATGACAAGAAAATACATTAGAATTTCTTGTCATGTTACACCGGGGGAGGCTTGAATTGGGAATAGGTGAAATTAAAAACTTAGAGGAGGAGAATAATGTTTGATTTGCCAAAATTAGATAGAAACAATTTAGAAAATGAAGAGTCTTTTGATGTAGATGCTTTGCCAGATATGGATGAAGAAGCGGAAAATGACTTTATTGATATTTTACAGGAAAAGAAGAAGTTAGCTGATGTACAAAAGAAACATGAGTTAACTTTACCGAAAGATCTTTCTTTATTTAAAGATGCTTATTATAAGTCAGATGGGAAGAAGTTGACCTTACATTTTAAATTAGAGAAAAAAGACTTACAAAATATGGCAAAAGTAACTTATGGTCTTTTTTCTACTGATGTTAATACTGGTAAATATGATTT is a genomic window containing:
- a CDS encoding glycosyl hydrolase family 8; amino-acid sequence: MRVTKKQIYLIYGFFLLSILFATDYKKILNNSWDHYKKEKIIVNGRPIADIDYRDLSRGSYGKELSFSETISYVLYRAVLMNDKETFDKVWLWSYSNMMRKNLPRVFNWEESRWENIPENKKDNLFAWRFTPNIKNTNIGGIIYVPDSSQAIHGWRDGLEVAPDGDELIAGSLIMAHNRWGSGEGAYDYINIAKSIVMDIWNKCVYRSGTEIIDDFENAGAADRWFEYHKGGMLVKKLEKENGNGFLSVDTFNTDYFGIGKYLGKLDISQVKGISFQTKWNRGLKVVLEDVAGRKLIYTRNYPYRDDLFTIEIYFDNRENLNFDWTQVKSVMFQPNDDYFALDNIKFIQDVVVSSQKYHLLSNAKGDPWINISYYMPFLYEAFAQIDPHHDWKQLALDSLEHIKKSKDISLSNQKGEMFKGDGSLVPDWCMLDNKGNLVDLPWAKDGEIDDYLCGWDAFRTWFFLAMTKEVVKGSTAGELLKGKTSQFYKNKYKENKALLKGYSIDGRESKERGLQYEYPSSYGVYLSLFTSIEDKAMELSMLDKLNGMYRSAGYWGDNPNDYYKQNWAWFGLEFYVNRGRNVAEYLGLGKSEQ